The proteins below are encoded in one region of Castor canadensis chromosome 6, mCasCan1.hap1v2, whole genome shotgun sequence:
- the LOC141423843 gene encoding olfactory receptor 2AE1-like — translation MCHRNQTLLADFILEGLFDDSLTHLFLFLLVMVVFLIAVNGNTLTILLICSDPQLHTPMYFLLSQLSLMDLMHVSTTIPKMAANYLSGKKSISFVGCATQHFLYLSLSSAESLILVLMSYDRYVAICHPLRYTMLMSRRVVLMMAVTSWLGGSLNSLIHTMILMHFPFCDTWIIHHFYCEFPAVVKLVCDDITVYETTVYISTFTVILLPIILVSTSYGFIMHSVIQMRSAGSKRNAFGTCSSHFIVVSLFFGAAVFSYLRPRSQRTPLQDKVGSVFYSVITPTLNPLIYTLRNKDVAKALRRVLRRDIITQ, via the coding sequence ATGTGCCACAGAAATCAGACCCTTCTGGCTGACTTCATCCTCGAAGGTCTCTTTGATGACTCCCTCACccaccttttccttttcctcttggtCATGGTGGTCTTCCTTATTGCAGTGAATGGTAACACCCTCACTATTCTCCTCATCTGCTCTGATCCCCAGCTTCATACACCAATGTACTTCCTGCTCAGCCAGCTTTCCCTCATGGATCTGATGCACGTCTCCACAACCATCCCCAAGATGGCTGCCAACTACCTCTCTGGGAAgaagtccatttcttttgttggctgTGCAACTCAGCATTTTCTCTATCTGTCTCTGAGCAGTGCTGAGAGTCTTATCCTAGTTCTCATGTCTTATGACCGCTATGTTGCCATCTGTCATCCACTACGCTATACTATGCTCATGAGCAGAAGGGTAGTACTGATGATGGCTGTCACATCATGGTTGGGTGGATCCTTGAACTCCCTAATTCACACGATGATCTTGATGCATTTCCCATTCTGCGATACTTGGATAATCCACCACTTCTACTGTGAGTTTCCAGCTGTGGTGAAGTTGGTATGTGATGACATCACTGTTTATGAGACCACAGTGTACATCAGCACCTTCACAGTTATTCTCCTCCCCATCATCCTGGTGTCTACATCTTATGGATTCATTATGCACAGTGTCATTCAGATGCGTTCTGCTGGGAGTAAGAGAAATGCCTTTGGCACTTGTAGCTCTCACTTTAttgtggtttccctctttttcggTGCTGCCGTCTTCTCTTATTTGAGGCCCAGATCCCAGCGCACTCCACTGCAAGACAAAGTTGGTTCTGTGTTCTATAGCGTCATCACTCCCACACTGAATCCTCTGATTTATACTCTCCGGAATAAGGATGTAGCTAAGGCTCTGAGGAGGGTGCTGAGGAGAGATATAATCACTCAATGA